One window from the genome of Brachionichthys hirsutus isolate HB-005 chromosome 19, CSIRO-AGI_Bhir_v1, whole genome shotgun sequence encodes:
- the st8sia3 gene encoding alpha-N-acetylneuraminate alpha-2,8-sialyltransferase ST8SIA3: MVRIASALGLIMFSVALLILSLISYASIKKDFLLSTPRYGSSGGSRMSMFHAGIRSQMVMKHLDQAFKLLANEDLQNSSKWSYNSTAFIHFKKEISQYIDIPHNFTLTRGSVRIGQLMHYDYSSHKYVFSIGESFRSLLPEKSQILNKHYNVCAVIGNSGILTGSRCGAQIEKFDFVFRCNFAPTEIFKKDVGRRTNMTTFNPSILEKYYNNLLTVQDRNNFFLSLKKLDGVILWIPAFFFHTSATVTRTLVDFFVEHRDHLKVQLAWPGNIMQYINNYWKTKQLSPKRLSTGILMYTLASSMCDQIHLYGFWPFGWDPNTGKELPYHYYDKKGTKFTTKWQESHQLPAEFKLLYRMHAEGLLKLSLSRCA; this comes from the exons ATGGTGCGCATAGCCAGCGCGCTGGGGCTCATCATGTTCAGCGTGGCGCTGCTCATCCTGTCGCTCATCAGCTACGCGTCCATCAAGAAGGACTTCCTGCTCAGCACCCCCAGATACGGATCCAGTggcggatccaggatgtccatGTTCCACGCTGGGATTCG CTCCCAGATGGTGATGAAGCATCTGGATCAAGCTTTCAAACTTCTGGCCAATGAGGACCTGCAGAACAGCTCTAAATGGAGTTACAACAGCACTGCCTTCATACACTTCAA aaaGGAGATTTCTCAGTACATCGACATCCCGCACAACTTCACCCTGACGCGAGGCTCGGTCCGAATCGGACAGCTGATGCATTACGACTATTCCAGCCACAAGTACGTCTTCTCCATCGGGGAGAGCTTCCGGTCTCTCCTCCCTGAGAAGTCGCAGATCCTCAACAAACACTACAATGTCTGCGCCGTGATCGGCAACAGCGGCATCTTAACAGGCTCTCGCTGCGGCGCTCAGATTGAGAAGTTTGACTTTGTCTTCCGCTGCAACTTTGCTCCAACTGAGATCTTTAAGAAGGACGTTGGACGGCGAACCAACATGACAACTTTTAATCCCAGCATCCTGGAGAAGTACTACAACAATTTGTTGACTGTGCAGGATAGGAATAACTTTTTCCTGAGTTTGAAGAAGTTGGACGGCGTCATCTTGTGGATTCCGGCGTTTTTCTTCCACACGTCAGCCACAGTAACGAGGACGCTGGTAGATTTCTTTGTGGAACACCGGGATCATCTGAAGGTGCAGCTGGCCTGGCCTGGAAACATCATGCAGTACATCAACAA CTACTGGAAAACCAAGCAGCTGTCACCGAAGCGCTTGAGCACCGGCATCCTGATGTACACGCTGGCGTCGTCCATGTGCGACCAGATCCACCTGTACGGCTTCTGGCCCTTCGGCTGGGACCCAAACACGGGTAAGGAGCTGCCGTACCACTACTACGACAAGAAGGGCACCAAGTTCACCACCAAATGGCAGGAGTCGCACCAGCTACCTGCCGAGTTCAAGCTCCTCTATCGGATGCACGCGGAGGGGCTGCTGAAGCTGTCGCTGTCCCGCTGTGCGTAG